The genomic segment ATAATATAATTTTCTCTCATTATCTTTTGaaccatgttatgagatataTTAGTCCACTTATTTGCCTAGATTTGTAAAATTTAACTTTTTGTTTAGACCATATTGTTATTAGTTTTCAAGAAATATTTTTACTTCTCGCATAAGGATGAGATctaaagatatttttttttttgtgcctTTGTGGCTAACTTCCAATGACACCATGTTCTTTACAACATGAAGAAGTACATTTATTAATATCCTTTAATCATTTGTAATGTTGTGTGATAACATTCtgccaatttttttaaagaaaaaaatgtcCGTCTGGTTAGAGTATCTGTATTGCTAGAgacatattcctttattagtaTTTCTCTCAAGAGACTTGGTATTTTAGCGAAGAAAagttgcatttttatatttttttggatccctgaattttttatatatttagtgaataataTAATGTATTCATTCACTAAACAtatgtcatgtaattcaagGTCACATGCATCTGGATGTTTATGTCTAATTTAAGTGCCTTTGGTCATCTCCAACCCATTGCACCACATTCTGCACTACATTAGTGCTACACCAAAATCATCTCCAACCTATTGCACTACATTTCGTAATACAAAAATATGTTCTCAtaatattcttttttatttcaatattaatatttttattttctaataACAATTTATTCTCATAATaccttaatattttttattgtatatCAATACACGAGAAATGCttagttttcaaaaagaaagaaaataaaacattcacagaatttaaaaatgatattttttaattgaattaaaaagttTATAATAGAAAATGTCTTGGGATTGGATTAGAGTTTAAAGATCGgagaataaaattttttaaaacttttacatttttttttagctattttaaatagtttttaGGATGTAAAGAGATATTTTTGAACGACTAACTTAGCTGGATCACTAAGAAAATAAAGAAGTGCGGAAACGCCAAACTTGACTAGTGATAAAGTACATATAATTCAATTGACACTTAACAAGAAACAACTAGATATGAACATATAGTGACATGTGATTGATGTAAAGAGAGGaatatgttatgaatgtttttgaGATAAATACTCCTCTATAACATATTCTCTCAGTTAGAAAAGATTtcattaaaagactttgattgatacaaCTATTTGTAACAACCCACTTCAACTAGAATATATCACTATCTAATTTGAAACTCTTAGCATACACTTCAACAAGTTCTGGATGTTTAAGAACTATCGGTTAACCAGATAACACAATATAATCCAAAGGTCAGCTTGAGAAGCTTGGGGTAACACAAAGTGATCCTTGTAAATCTGACATAATCCGATAGACACGTGTTTAAGTTGAGTAgcttgaaatataaaaaaatttaagtggcCTCGAAGATCTTTGAAGTAATGCAATTTGAAAATGTGTGTATTCTTGTAATCGTTCTGTTCAATCACCTCTTTTTaactttgaaatatatatatttatagttGAAAAACTCCAACAGTCTGATTAGCTTTTCAACGACCATCTATACTGTAACTCGATAGAGTCGATAAGTCGCTTTCAGTTGTCGTACGTATAATTAAATTCTCATTTAATATTCTTTTTGTGTTTGCGACTTTAAGCTACTAGCTTCTAAAAAATCTGATAGACCGTAGACGAAATAGACAACTTTCTATCACTCGGGAGTTGGTAGGATACCGTGTAATCATTTTATATTTAGCGCTTGTTCAACGGCTTGGCTTGCAGTATCTTTTTAAGATTGCTCATATCTGACCAGTCGCATTGTGGCTGGAGTTTAAcgatttaaatatatatactgAATTTAAGACTTGATCTAGTCTGATAACAGATGGTTATTGCAGCAGAAATTCAGATAATCTACTGCTTGAACTTTTGACTGTCTGAACAACTTGAGTTGATCAAGTGGTCTGTAAAcctaaaattataatatatacgTTGCTGGATCTCGAAACAACTCGATGTTATAATTTGTCAGTTACCAAAACTTTAAAGTAATAGAAATATTCTAACAAAcaacaattttaattttttcaaatgattggTGAAcactttttttgaaaataacatCTATCAATAATTggtgtttttaaattttgaacatACATATTTCTAAAAACAAGTATAAACAAGCGTgtgtttcatatatatatttttttcaaaagaatttttattaacaactgtaaattatttaaattgatcTAGTCAACCAATtataaaattgaataaaaatctatattattttattaagtttgagatatttaaagtaattaactttggtgtcatgatctgttttaatatttatttatattaataaaatgttaaagttttaatttattttatatgtagTTCAGTGGATAGAATCATTGTTTTTTGGGTTTAGGTTTAAGTTCAATTCTCATTgaggtcatttttttatttttttatttttcgatttattttttaatttatatatcaaaattacagtgtagttccctcactatttcttatattttgatctttattttttattatttaatctatatatcaaaattacgttatttcttataattatattttgttattcatttaaatataaatcaaatgaattataaaaaatattatacaaataCGCAACACGTCACAGTATAATAAAAATGATCATATACGTTCAAAATCCAACAAATAGAGTCGCGGCGGCGATGGGCTAAACAACCCACCAGGTGACGAACCCTTGTTGGATATGTTTGTTCTCTCGTTTGTGCAACACAGAATCTAAAAGTCAAAATCCCAAGTCCTTTGGCATCGCCGACGATTTGATTATTCGATTCCATCTCACAAATGAATTTCCCCGCTTTGCGTTAATTATACTCTTGCTTGGGAGATTTTCCGTTATTGAAGAAACGGTTTGCCAATTGCTCATCCCAGAACACCGAAAGAAGTAATCTCTTATCAGGAAGTGCAATTTTAGGTTAAAGGTGCAGTTTTGGTAACACTTTATAGCGTTTCCGCGGATTTAGGTTTGTGGGTTTGGATTTATTCTTGAATTGATACTTGTTTATCCTCCATTCCGTTGAATTCTAATTGTTTTCTTTGTGTTTGATTTTATTCTCCGTTGAGAGTGTTGGCGTTGGGTAAATAACTCATTTCAAATGGTTGGAGTTTGACTCGTTGATTCTCATTTTTATTGTTGTTCGAGTGGTTGTGtttgatttgttttttgttcaatttgtggGTATTGTTGCTCGATTTTATGGCAATGTGCTGAAGCTGCATTAGTTTATGCTTGACATTTTGATCTTATTCTTTTCCTTTTGTCATGTTTTGGTGTATTTGGTTTATTGGCCGTGCCTTTGGTGACTATCAATTACAGGTCTGAGCAGACCAAATGGATGAAGTTGGTTGCAGTTTGCCCTTAGAAAACGAGATATTTTTTCGCGTAATTCTTCtaaaaaaatgcaatttttactCCTCAAATTGTTCATGCCGCTATCTACGGTATTATGAGTTTACCTTTAGTAGACTTTAGACAATTGGTATTGAAGTGTTCCTGTAGCTACCATTTAACGGGATTTAGTGTTTTTACTGAGACTAAGATTGTGTTTTCATTGGTGGATTTGAAACCATCGACATCAAATTACTTGGTTacaaaattcaagaaaatttcaaatccatcCTATGTCAAATTAAGTAATTTCAATAGTACTGTGGTGGATTTCAAATATACTCAAGATGTGTGCCATTGAATTCATCACTAAAATTGTTCTTCAAGTCAAATTTCTTCCTCCAAATGAAATCAATCAACTCAATCCCAacttatgtttatttgattgtGGCTTGGATATTTTTGCGTTCTGAAATAACAAATTTATATCCTTCAACGTTCGATCACCCTTTAGTATTTTTAGTTCCTTTTACAAAGTTTGTTCCATTATACAGTGACCTAACCAATGGCCCCAAACAAAGTTATTGCCATCTGTCAGTCCGGTGGTGATTTTGAGACCGATGCAGAAGGATTACTATCCTACAAAGGCGGTGATGCACATGCTATGGAAGTAGATGATGCAATGAAGTTTACCGATTTCAAATCGGAGGTTTCTGAGATGTTTAACTGCGACATTGGTACCATGTGTATTAAATATTTCTGTCCCGGAAACAAGAAGACACTTATCAGCATATCCAATGCCAAAGACCTTAAGCGGATGATTAAAATCCATGATAACTGTGACACTGTAGATATATACGTCATGACTAAAGACATTGTCGTCCCTGATACCTCCAACATTCTGGGGAGTAGGTACTTTTTTTAAATATCTGATTGAATATAAGTTTTCTGTACCATGTGAAATATGCAGGAATGTTTGTTTGATCTTGCAGGTCGAGCAGGACAACTTTGTCAGAAGCTGAGGTTCCAGTCTCTGGATCCCCGACTATGCTGAACCATATTGTGGATGACATAAACGAGCCAAGTCTCATGCTTGACACGTCCTTTGACGTGGTTGGAGATACTAATTATGATGATACCCATATTGATATGGCAACAGAAATGCCTCTTGCTGTAGCTGATGAAATGCCACTACCGATTTCTGTTGTTGGATCCTCTAATATAAAGCTCGCCAAAGCTGCAGAACAATGGCAGAACACTATTACGGGAGTGGGCCAAAGATTCAACAGTGTACATGAATTTCGCGAAGCATTACGCAAATATGCTATTGCacatcagttttctttgaaatacaagaaaaatgaaaatctCCGTGTGACTGTAAATTGCAAGGCAGAGGGTTGTCCTTGGAGAATTCACGCATCTAGGTTGTCAACCACTCCACTGTTTtgcattaaaaaaatgaatccGATACATACATGTGAAGGTTCCACCGTAAAAACGGGGTGTAAGGCGACAAGAAGTTGGGTTGCTAGCATCATCAAGGAGAAACTTAAAGTTTTTCCCAACTATAAGCCAAAGGATATTGTTGATGACATCAAACAGGAATACGGAATCCAACTAAACTACTGCCAGGCATGGCGTTGTAAAGAAACTGCTAAGGAGCAGCTTCAAGGTTCTTACAAACATGCCTACAATCAGTTACCATTTTTCTGTGAGAAGATAATGGAAACAAATCCAGGAAGTTTGGCCACTTTCGCTACAAAAGAAGACTCAAGCTTTCATCGCCTGTTTGTTAGCTTTCATGCTTCTTTATATGGCTTTGAACGAGGCTGCCGCCCTTTGCTTTTCCTAGATAGCGTATATTTGAACTCCAAATATCAAGGAACACTGCTGGCTGCCACGGCTGCTGATGGGGACGATGAATGTTTCCCTGTTGCTTTTGCTGTTGTAGACACAGAAACCGATGAAAACTGGTATTGGTTCTTGAAACAGCTAAAATCCGCTCTTTCGACGTGTCATGGCTTAACTTTTGTGGCAGATAGAGAGAAGGGACTCAGACAATCAATAAACGAAGTTTTTCAGGGCGAGAATGTTTGCCACGGCTTCTGCCTGCACTATCTATCGGAGCGACTTGTTAGAGATTTGAAGGGGCAGATTTCTCATGAAATGAAGCGACTTATTGTTGAAGATTTTTATCGTGCGTCTCATGCTCCTACTCCGGAAAGCTTCCATAGGTGCATGGATAGTGTAAAAAATACTTCACTAGATGCATACAACTGGATCATGCAAAGTGAGCCAGTTCACTGGGCCAACGCCTTCTTTGATGGTGCTAGATATAACCACATGGATTCAAATTTTGGGGAGCTGTTCTATAGTTGGGTATCTGATGCACACGAATTACCCATAACTCAAATGGTCGACACGATACGTGTTAAGATCATGGAAACAATATATTCTCGTAGCAAAGAATGTGATGTATGGCTCACAAGGTTAACTCCATCTATGGAGAGAAAGATGGAGAATGAAAGCCTTAAAATCAGAAATCTTCAGGTACTATTATCTGCTGGAAACAGATTCGAGGTTCATGGGGACTCCGTAGAATCTGTTGATGTCGATAATTGTGACTGTTCCTGTAGGGGTTGGCAGCTTACTGGATTACCTTGCTGCCATGCAATCTCTGTGATTAATTGTCTTGGTCGCGACCCGTACGATTACTGTTCCAAATACTTCACAACTGACAGCTACAAAGTGACTTATTCAGAATCTGTGCATCCTATTTCAAACGTGGATGACCCTCTGCAAAAGGGTAATTCTCAGTTGGTGGTGACGGTAACCCCTCCAACTCGTCGTCCTCCAGGCCGGCCTTCTCTTAAGAAAGTTGGTTCACAAGATGGGGGAAAACGTGTACTCCAATGCAGTAGATGCAAGGGTGCAGGGCACAACAAGTCGTCGTGTAAAGAGTTATCGCTGGACTGCTAGGCAATGTAGGTAAATTCTGATGTTTTGGTAGCGGTCTTTTGATTTATCGTTTCTTGTTCTTCTGTAAGCTGGCTAAGGTTTCTGCAGATCTATTAAGCTAGTTCTTTGACTCACCGTAGGCTAGTTAGGTTAGTAGGAAGTAGATGCTCATTGATGGCGCGAAAAGATATTTAATGTCATATGTTTTGTGGGCCGACTTCAAgtgccttttttttttttcaaaaaaaagtaGAGATACCAGACCATGGTTCGGGGTAAAGATATACGTTGAAAAAACTgtatgaaatttgaattttttggaGAGCATGTCCGCTTTTAGTGCCCTTGTTTTGATCGAAACCTCCAAACCTATGTACATATGCATGGTTTTACTATTTCTTCCTGGTAGtcgttatatttttattcaaagtaattgttctttcagctATATTTATTGGTCTGAGGAGTGTTTGAATTCCAGCTATTACTAAAAAcacacttgattttttttttaaaaaaaattaatatttgattAATTTGTTGATTCTTTGATGGGCTTTTGAAACccattaaatgatgaaaatgtaTGAGCTTTAGAGAATTTATAAATAGAGTTCAAGCAAAATCACACCACCTCGATTACATTTGAAAGTCGGGTTCAATAGTTCAAGCAAAATCACACCATCTCGTTTGCGATCCAAAATAATGACTTTGAAATTTCGCAAGACGTATTAGATTGAGAGAATGTGTTCGGTAGCCGATAAATTTTGATTGTGCTTGGTAGGGTAGCCGATTGAGTAGTTTAGGAGAAAATAATTGTTAGTTAGAGTTTTGTAATCATAGGGTAATGTAAGAGCAATTTAGGCCTACGTTAGGATGATCTTTAATTTATCACGTCTACTACAATCCATgctaaatataatattattttatctatcacCTATTTATTAATCATTTGATAATATCATCTTTTGAACCAAATATGGCCTTAGGCTTTGTTTGGTATGGAGATAAGATGAAATTGTAGGATGATATTGGGGGTTAAACTCTGGTCTGGTCTGGTCTGTTTGTTTgattgtttgtttttttaatcaaaCTCATTGTATTAACCATGATATCCGTTTCCCATTTAAAGCATTTCCAGGTATTGGAGTCTTGGAAAGTCTTTGCCAATGGTTTAAATTTCTTGgcagaaactgaattttttgcTAATTAGTTATATGAGAGGAGGCTTCTTGCATTTGCATGCAGCAATTTTGTGTAAATATGTGTGCACAATGAattcttcaatttgtttttcAATCTAACCTCTACATTTGACATGGTAAGAAAACTCTGGTGGACGGTTGATAATCCCTCTCCTGCCAACACTCGTTCATTTCTGGAACACCATTTTTCATTGATACATGTAGGTACGGAATCGGTGGAGCCGGATTTCAGGTGTCCGAAGAAATAACATATTCCATATCCTTATCACTAGTTCCTTCATGGATCAAGTTCCTCTGCTGTGGGGAACCCACAGCTGATGGCGCACAGCAcaagaaaaaatgtttttttttttttctgaaaaaaaatttatttaaaaatttgattaatcgtatatttgtaataaaaataaaattgtatattttaaatataagaaatatttttattttcttttctagGGATATACAAAATAATCTAATTTTCAGGAAATTTGGAAAAagggattttttttaaataaacttAACTGGTCGAACAGTAAAAAACAGACAGCACAATCAGGCTTTTTTTTTGTATGTTGTTGATTTTGTTGGCTTTTTTATGTTCTAATTCTTTTGAAAAactattttctcttttttttgtaTGGTTGATTTTTCTCTTTCCTTTTTAAAGTTTTAagtacaaaaaatattttttcatttcttagagatttaagaaaaaatctgatttttaaaaaaatgtaaaaaaaatttaaaaaagatAAGCGTTCGAAAACAAAAAATGATAcaagataaattttttttatatcgtGTCAATTTTTtggtattatttttaattattcgaTATGTTCAaacttttttaaattttttgtacatttttttattgaatattaGAGATATAAAAAACAatccaattaaaaaaaatataataaaaatttaaaaaagttGAACCTAtcgaataattaaaaataatatcaaaaaaTTGACACGATATAAAAAtaccaatttttaaaatatatatatatatttatttattgtgttgtGGACTAAAACAACGTCTATAACACCCTCTGTTGCGGGTTTCTCTCATAGCAGATGATCCTGATCTTTTCGTTCATATTACTCATCGTCATGTTAAATATAGTTTGACATATTTGATAAATGATTGACTAATAGTTATCATATTCCATCTCATGTTAGatacatttttaaataattgattaaGCTTAAgagaaattcaaatttaaatgaaataatCTAGAAGATATAGTGTTACCCAACATTAATTATTGTCACATATTAGATTTGACCAAACAACAGTTATTCTAAAGTCAATATGAAATTCCAAATCTTAATTATTATTCTATTTTTAGAATTAATAATCTTATTTTGATTTAACAGTTCAACTATTTCTaaatgaatttaattaaatacaaatacATTCAAGAACTTTGGAATTTCAGTTCTTTGTCTAAAATCACACACTGAAACataatactatttctagtcggtTTAATTATATGTTGATCAAATTTTTGAAGCTATTTTCAATCTATTCTCTTTCGAATAAAGATCAAACAAACATGATTGGTCGGATTAAATGCAAGAGATCTACGCAAGTATCAAccaataacaaaaaataaatcaaaactatAATCAATCTAATATGCAAACAACGATCATAAATTTGGCTATATCGTGGTCTCAATCATAAGAGGACTACTCCATAAAATAAAGATTAGACAAAAAATATAATGTTTGAATACATgaaattaaagaaataaaaagaaaaagaaatctcAACAAGGACGCACGTAATAAAAATTCAATCAAATCATTTTTTAtcttaattttaaaagttttttctcTCTCCAAAAATTCAACAAATCAAATATcacaattaatatttttaaaatatggtattttatcattaaaattCGAGCTCCTTAATGCAGTTATAAGGCAGAAGTGAAGCAGACACAAGGCGTAGTCACACCTTGTTCCGGGACCCCTTATGTTTTTTATCTTTCTTCCAAAACTTAATCTTGACAATTTCAAATGTtataaaaatcacatttctagCCCAAATTTGTtccatcataaatatttttggatAATACGAAAAACTCTTCATCAATTATTTCTTTCATTAGCGAGAATCTTTCATACTTGATATTAAATTCTTTGATCTTATCTCCAAAATTATACTTTTTACAACTTTTGATCAAACCTACAAACAAGACGATTTAGACGTAAAAGGTCAGATAAGCACGAATacgataaaataaaatcctaaaaaaaACTATATGATTCGTTCTTATCAATAACCCCCATTTGAAAGATTTTGGTAGTGCTCCTGGTTCATAATCCCAACTAATGAATtatcttatatttttttgtcACTAGACGTAgattcgattttttttcttgtacatttttagtaatatttctttaattagtaattatataaaatctaaacatatacgtatatatgTCGGATACTAATTTAATACCCAGCACCAATGTGGTGGATCTATACTATGAATCCCCACAAAATGCGTGGAATCCGTATTCAACGAATGGTGCTACATCGGTGAAGATCATTCCGTATGGCATAAAATCTCCCTTCAAACAcgtaaaatctttaaaatcattttctgGTGCGAACCTACTTCATCCACGCTCAAAACCATCTTCGTTTgattggcaaaaacttatgtgagacggttttacggatcgtattttatgagacagatctcttatttgggtcatctatgaaaaaatatt from the Primulina tabacum isolate GXHZ01 chromosome 8, ASM2559414v2, whole genome shotgun sequence genome contains:
- the LOC142553918 gene encoding uncharacterized protein LOC142553918 isoform X1, giving the protein MAPNKVIAICQSGGDFETDAEGLLSYKGGDAHAMEVDDAMKFTDFKSEVSEMFNCDIGTMCIKYFCPGNKKTLISISNAKDLKRMIKIHDNCDTVDIYVMTKDIVVPDTSNILGSRSSRTTLSEAEVPVSGSPTMLNHIVDDINEPSLMLDTSFDVVGDTNYDDTHIDMATEMPLAVADEMPLPISVVGSSNIKLAKAAEQWQNTITGVGQRFNSVHEFREALRKYAIAHQFSLKYKKNENLRVTVNCKAEGCPWRIHASRLSTTPLFCIKKMNPIHTCEGSTVKTGCKATRSWVASIIKEKLKVFPNYKPKDIVDDIKQEYGIQLNYCQAWRCKETAKEQLQGSYKHAYNQLPFFCEKIMETNPGSLATFATKEDSSFHRLFVSFHASLYGFERGCRPLLFLDSVYLNSKYQGTLLAATAADGDDECFPVAFAVVDTETDENWYWFLKQLKSALSTCHGLTFVADREKGLRQSINEVFQGENVCHGFCLHYLSERLVRDLKGQISHEMKRLIVEDFYRASHAPTPESFHRCMDSVKNTSLDAYNWIMQSEPVHWANAFFDGARYNHMDSNFGELFYSWVSDAHELPITQMVDTIRVKIMETIYSRSKECDVWLTRLTPSMERKMENESLKIRNLQVLLSAGNRFEVHGDSVESVDVDNCDCSCRGWQLTGLPCCHAISVINCLGRDPYDYCSKYFTTDSYKVTYSESVHPISNVDDPLQKGNSQLVVTVTPPTRRPPGRPSLKKVGSQDGGKRVLQCSRCKGAGHNKSSCKELSLDC
- the LOC142553918 gene encoding uncharacterized protein LOC142553918 isoform X2, producing MLNHIVDDINEPSLMLDTSFDVVGDTNYDDTHIDMATEMPLAVADEMPLPISVVGSSNIKLAKAAEQWQNTITGVGQRFNSVHEFREALRKYAIAHQFSLKYKKNENLRVTVNCKAEGCPWRIHASRLSTTPLFCIKKMNPIHTCEGSTVKTGCKATRSWVASIIKEKLKVFPNYKPKDIVDDIKQEYGIQLNYCQAWRCKETAKEQLQGSYKHAYNQLPFFCEKIMETNPGSLATFATKEDSSFHRLFVSFHASLYGFERGCRPLLFLDSVYLNSKYQGTLLAATAADGDDECFPVAFAVVDTETDENWYWFLKQLKSALSTCHGLTFVADREKGLRQSINEVFQGENVCHGFCLHYLSERLVRDLKGQISHEMKRLIVEDFYRASHAPTPESFHRCMDSVKNTSLDAYNWIMQSEPVHWANAFFDGARYNHMDSNFGELFYSWVSDAHELPITQMVDTIRVKIMETIYSRSKECDVWLTRLTPSMERKMENESLKIRNLQVLLSAGNRFEVHGDSVESVDVDNCDCSCRGWQLTGLPCCHAISVINCLGRDPYDYCSKYFTTDSYKVTYSESVHPISNVDDPLQKGNSQLVVTVTPPTRRPPGRPSLKKVGSQDGGKRVLQCSRCKGAGHNKSSCKELSLDC